A window of Sphingorhabdus lacus contains these coding sequences:
- the rpsC gene encoding 30S ribosomal protein S3 — MGQKSNPIGLRLQINRTWDSRWYAEGADYGRMLLEDIKIRKFIFETLPQAAISKVVIERPAKNCRVSIYAARPGVIIGKKGADIEKLKKQINQFTSADVSLNIVEIRKPEVDAKLVAQGVADQLIRRIAFRRAMKRAVQSALRLGAEGIKITCGGRLGGAEIARVEWYREGRVPLHTLRANVDYAEAEALTAYGIIGIKCWIFKGEILGHDPMATDRLMMEAQTSGVRPQSDRR; from the coding sequence ATGGGTCAAAAATCAAATCCTATCGGGCTTCGCCTGCAAATCAACCGGACATGGGATAGCCGCTGGTACGCCGAAGGTGCGGACTATGGCCGCATGCTTCTGGAAGATATCAAGATCCGCAAGTTCATCTTCGAAACCCTGCCCCAGGCTGCGATTTCGAAGGTTGTGATCGAGCGTCCGGCAAAGAATTGCCGCGTATCGATCTATGCTGCCCGTCCCGGTGTTATCATCGGCAAGAAGGGTGCGGACATTGAGAAGCTGAAAAAGCAGATCAACCAGTTCACCAGCGCTGACGTTTCGCTGAACATCGTCGAAATCCGCAAGCCGGAAGTCGATGCCAAGCTTGTTGCACAGGGCGTTGCCGACCAGTTGATCCGTCGTATCGCATTCCGTCGTGCCATGAAGCGTGCCGTTCAGTCGGCTCTGCGTCTGGGTGCGGAAGGTATCAAGATCACCTGCGGTGGCCGTTTGGGCGGGGCAGAAATTGCCCGCGTCGAATGGTATCGTGAAGGCCGCGTTCCGCTGCACACACTGCGTGCGAACGTAGACTATGCCGAAGCCGAAGCTTTGACCGCTTATGGCATCATCGGCATCAAGTGCTGGATCTTCAAAGGCGAAATCCTGGGTCATGACCCGATGGCAACCGACCGGCTGATGATGGAAGCGCAGACTTCCGGCGTCCGTCCGCAGTCCGATCGCCGCTGA
- the rpsJ gene encoding 30S ribosomal protein S10 encodes METQNIRIRLKAFDHRVLDQATGDIADTARRTGALIRGPIPLPTRIEKFTVNRGPHVDKKSREQFEVRTYKRLLDIVQPTPQTVDALMKLDLAAGVNVEIKLA; translated from the coding sequence ATGGAAACGCAGAATATTCGCATCCGTCTGAAAGCATTTGACCATCGCGTCCTCGATCAGGCCACAGGCGATATCGCAGACACCGCACGCCGCACCGGCGCGCTCATCCGTGGACCTATTCCACTTCCTACCCGTATCGAAAAGTTCACGGTGAACCGTGGACCTCACGTTGACAAAAAGTCGCGCGAGCAGTTCGAAGTTCGTACCTACAAGCGGTTGCTCGACATTGTGCAACCCACGCCGCAGACCGTTGATGCTTTGATGAAGCTCGACCTTGCTGCCGGTGTGAATGTCGAAATCAAATTGGCGTAA
- the rplV gene encoding 50S ribosomal protein L22: MGKASAPRRVADNEALAVGTTIRGSAQKLNLVAALIRGKKAEDALNILTFSTKGMAGDVRKVLASAIANAENNHNLDVDSLFVAEASVGKALTMKRFMARGRGKSSRIIKPFSRLRIVVRERQEEA, encoded by the coding sequence ATGGGCAAGGCATCCGCACCCCGTCGCGTCGCTGACAATGAAGCTTTGGCTGTTGGCACCACCATCCGTGGTTCGGCACAAAAGCTGAACCTGGTTGCTGCGCTGATCCGTGGCAAAAAGGCTGAAGACGCGCTCAACATCCTGACCTTCTCTACCAAGGGAATGGCCGGCGACGTTCGCAAGGTTCTGGCATCCGCCATCGCCAACGCTGAAAACAACCACAATCTCGACGTCGACAGCCTGTTCGTTGCCGAAGCAAGCGTGGGCAAGGCGTTGACCATGAAGCGTTTCATGGCCCGTGGCCGTGGCAAATCGAGCCGGATTATCAAACCGTTCAGCCGCCTGCGCATCGTGGTGCGCGAGCGCCAAGAAGAGGCATAA
- the rplD gene encoding 50S ribosomal protein L4: protein MKLKVQTLDAKAKGDIDLNDDVFGIEPRADILHRVVTWQREKARGTARPTRERSDVARTGKKFGNQKGGGTARHGDRAAPIFIGGGKAHGARLRDFNPSLNKKIRSLGLKMALSSKAKAGTLIVLEDLDLKAAKTAALKGQVGKLGFGKTTLVIDGDTVNDNFRMASANLVGINVMPAVGANVYDILKHETLVLTRAAVEKLEARFNG from the coding sequence ATGAAGCTCAAGGTTCAAACCCTCGACGCCAAAGCTAAGGGCGACATCGATCTGAATGATGATGTGTTCGGCATTGAGCCGCGCGCAGACATTCTGCATCGCGTTGTCACCTGGCAGCGTGAGAAGGCCCGCGGAACGGCCCGCCCAACGCGTGAGCGTTCGGACGTTGCCCGCACCGGCAAGAAATTCGGCAACCAAAAGGGTGGCGGTACTGCCCGTCACGGTGACCGCGCTGCTCCGATCTTCATCGGTGGTGGTAAGGCCCATGGTGCCCGTTTGCGTGACTTCAACCCGTCGCTGAACAAGAAGATCCGTAGCCTCGGCCTCAAAATGGCGCTTTCGAGCAAAGCCAAGGCCGGCACATTGATCGTTCTGGAAGATCTCGACCTGAAGGCAGCCAAGACAGCTGCTCTCAAGGGTCAGGTTGGCAAGCTCGGCTTCGGCAAGACCACGCTGGTAATCGACGGTGATACCGTCAATGACAATTTCCGCATGGCTTCTGCCAATCTGGTCGGCATCAATGTGATGCCTGCGGTTGGCGCGAATGTGTATGACATTCTGAAGCATGAAACGCTGGTTCTGACCCGCGCTGCGGTTGAAAAGCTGGAGGCACGGTTCAATGGCTAA
- the rpsQ gene encoding 30S ribosomal protein S17 yields MPKRILTGTVVSDKNDKTIVVLVERKVKHPLYGKIIRRTKKYHAHDENNVVKEGQVVRIEECAPISKNKTWRLVADAAAAPVAAATTED; encoded by the coding sequence ATGCCAAAACGTATTCTCACCGGGACCGTGGTCTCCGACAAGAATGACAAGACCATTGTCGTTCTCGTCGAGCGCAAAGTGAAGCACCCGCTTTACGGCAAGATCATCCGTCGCACGAAGAAATATCATGCCCATGACGAAAACAACGTCGTCAAGGAAGGCCAAGTCGTCCGCATCGAAGAGTGCGCGCCGATTTCCAAGAACAAGACCTGGCGCTTGGTAGCTGACGCTGCCGCGGCTCCGGTCGCTGCTGCAACGACGGAGGATTGA
- the rplN gene encoding 50S ribosomal protein L14, with protein sequence MIQMQSNLDVADNSGAKRVQCIKVLGGSKRRVAGVGDIIVVSIKEAAPRGKVKKGDVHKAVIVRTRKDIRRADGSVIRFDSNAAVLIGNNKEPIGTRIFGPVVRELRAKNHMKIISLAPEVL encoded by the coding sequence ATGATTCAGATGCAATCCAATCTCGATGTCGCAGACAATAGCGGTGCAAAGCGCGTTCAGTGCATCAAGGTGCTGGGCGGTTCCAAGCGTCGCGTTGCCGGCGTTGGCGACATCATCGTGGTGTCGATCAAGGAAGCCGCACCGCGTGGCAAGGTGAAGAAGGGCGACGTGCACAAGGCCGTCATCGTTCGCACCCGCAAAGACATCCGCCGCGCCGATGGCTCGGTCATTCGTTTCGACTCCAACGCTGCTGTCTTGATCGGCAACAACAAGGAGCCGATTGGCACCCGTATTTTCGGACCGGTTGTTCGCGAACTTCGCGCCAAGAACCACATGAAAATCATCAGCTTGGCACCGGAGGTGCTATAA
- a CDS encoding 50S ribosomal protein L23, whose translation MAKSKEAIDVRHYDVIVAPHITEKATLLSENNAVVFKVNGNSTKPQIKAAVEALFDVKVLNVNTLVQKGKTKRWKGKPYTRSDVKKAIVTLAEGQSIDVTTGI comes from the coding sequence ATGGCTAAGTCAAAAGAAGCAATCGACGTACGTCATTACGACGTGATCGTTGCCCCGCACATCACCGAAAAGGCGACGCTGCTCTCCGAAAACAACGCCGTTGTTTTCAAGGTGAACGGCAACTCGACCAAGCCGCAGATCAAGGCAGCTGTTGAAGCCTTGTTCGACGTCAAGGTTCTGAACGTCAACACGCTGGTGCAAAAAGGCAAGACCAAGCGCTGGAAGGGCAAGCCCTACACGCGTTCGGACGTCAAAAAAGCGATCGTTACTTTGGCTGAAGGCCAGAGCATCGACGTGACCACCGGAATTTAA
- the rplE gene encoding 50S ribosomal protein L5, which yields MADKKYTPRMKQRYDDTIVKALTEKFGYTNRFAVPKIEKITLNMGVGEGSQDKKKVTTALAEMELIAGQKPVITKAKKSIAGFKLREGMPIGVKVTLRGAQMYEFLDRLVTIAMPRIRDFRGLNPKSFDGRGNFAMGLKEQIIFPEISYDAIDTVRGMDVIVTTSANTDDEARELLKLFGFPFPVEEAEEKAAA from the coding sequence ATGGCTGATAAGAAATACACTCCGCGCATGAAGCAGCGTTATGACGACACGATCGTCAAAGCGCTGACCGAGAAGTTTGGTTATACCAACCGCTTCGCTGTGCCGAAAATCGAAAAGATCACACTCAACATGGGTGTGGGCGAAGGTTCGCAGGACAAGAAGAAGGTCACGACCGCTCTTGCCGAGATGGAACTGATTGCTGGTCAAAAGCCGGTAATCACCAAGGCGAAGAAGTCGATCGCTGGCTTCAAGCTCCGTGAAGGCATGCCAATCGGCGTGAAAGTCACGCTGCGCGGCGCCCAGATGTACGAATTCCTCGACCGTCTGGTCACCATCGCGATGCCGCGTATTCGCGACTTCCGTGGCCTGAACCCGAAGAGCTTCGACGGACGTGGCAACTTTGCCATGGGCCTGAAAGAACAGATCATCTTCCCTGAAATCAGCTATGACGCCATCGACACGGTGCGCGGCATGGATGTTATCGTAACGACTTCGGCAAACACGGACGACGAAGCGCGCGAACTGCTCAAGCTGTTCGGCTTCCCCTTCCCTGTAGAAGAAGCTGAAGAAAAGGCGGCTGCATAA
- the rpmC gene encoding 50S ribosomal protein L29 codes for MSKTEDLRVKSDDQLAVQLGELKREAFNLRFQSATGQMEKPARVREVRRDIARIKTLQGERQRAAAKTA; via the coding sequence ATGAGCAAGACTGAAGATCTGCGCGTCAAATCAGACGACCAGCTCGCCGTTCAACTCGGTGAACTGAAGCGCGAAGCGTTCAACCTGCGTTTCCAATCGGCCACCGGCCAGATGGAAAAGCCGGCCCGCGTCCGTGAAGTGCGTCGTGACATCGCCCGCATCAAAACCCTGCAGGGCGAGCGCCAACGCGCCGCTGCAAAGACGGCATAA
- the rpsN gene encoding 30S ribosomal protein S14: MAKLSSINKNERRKKLAKKYAGRYAKLKAMAKDTSLDESERLIARLKMAEIPRNGNPHRVRNRCETTGRPRAYYRKFRLCRIQLRDLANKGLIPGVTKSSW, encoded by the coding sequence ATGGCTAAACTGAGCTCCATAAACAAGAATGAGCGTCGTAAGAAGCTGGCTAAGAAATATGCCGGTCGTTATGCGAAGCTGAAGGCGATGGCGAAGGACACTTCGCTCGACGAAAGCGAACGCCTGATTGCGCGTCTGAAGATGGCGGAAATTCCACGTAACGGAAACCCGCATCGCGTTCGCAACCGGTGTGAAACCACAGGTCGCCCACGTGCTTATTACCGTAAATTCCGGCTGTGCCGTATCCAACTGCGTGATTTGGCCAATAAGGGCCTGATCCCAGGCGTCACAAAGTCGAGCTGGTAA
- the rplP gene encoding 50S ribosomal protein L16, with the protein MLQPKKTKFRKQFKGRIKGEAKGGSDLNFGSYGLKALEPERITARQIEAARRAITRHIKRQGRLWIRIFPDVPVTKKPAEVRQGKGKGSVEYWAAKVKPGRIMFELDGVPGPIAAVAFQRAAMKLPIKTKVVARLGDTSHLGAS; encoded by the coding sequence ATGCTGCAACCAAAGAAAACAAAGTTCCGCAAACAGTTCAAGGGCCGCATCAAGGGCGAAGCCAAGGGCGGTTCGGACCTGAACTTCGGCTCCTACGGCCTGAAGGCACTGGAACCCGAGCGGATTACCGCACGCCAGATCGAAGCGGCTCGCCGTGCGATTACGCGTCACATCAAGCGTCAGGGACGTTTGTGGATCCGCATCTTCCCGGACGTTCCGGTCACGAAGAAGCCCGCCGAAGTCCGTCAGGGTAAGGGCAAGGGTTCGGTCGAATATTGGGCCGCCAAGGTCAAGCCCGGCCGTATCATGTTTGAACTGGACGGCGTTCCTGGCCCGATCGCGGCTGTCGCTTTCCAGCGCGCTGCGATGAAACTGCCAATCAAGACCAAGGTCGTGGCGCGTCTCGGCGACACCTCGCATCTGGGAGCATCATAA
- the rpsS gene encoding 30S ribosomal protein S19, whose translation MSRSVWKGPFVDLYLLKKAETAQDAAKAAPIKTWSRRSTILPQFVGLTFSVYNGHKFIPVSVNEDMVGHKLGEFAPTRTYHGHGADKKGKR comes from the coding sequence ATGTCTCGTTCCGTCTGGAAAGGTCCGTTTGTTGACCTCTATCTGCTGAAAAAAGCAGAAACCGCTCAGGATGCCGCGAAGGCTGCGCCGATCAAGACCTGGTCGCGCCGCTCGACAATCCTGCCGCAATTCGTTGGCCTGACGTTCAGCGTCTATAACGGCCACAAGTTCATTCCCGTTTCGGTGAATGAAGACATGGTTGGCCACAAGCTGGGTGAGTTCGCTCCTACGCGTACCTATCACGGCCACGGCGCAGACAAGAAGGGCAAACGCTAA
- the tuf gene encoding elongation factor Tu produces MAKAKFERTKPHCNIGTIGHVDHGKTTLTAAITKVLAETTGGTAVDFANIDKAPEERERGITISTAHVEYETTNRHYAHVDCPGHADYVKNMITGAAQMDGAILVVNAADGPMPQTREHILLARQVGVPSLVVYMNKVDQVDDEEILELVEMEVRELLSSYDFPGDDIPIVKGSALAALEGRDDNIGKESILALMAAVDSYIPQPERPVDKPFLMPVEDVFSISGRGTVVTGRVETGIVKVGEEVEIVGIKDTKKTTVTGVEMFRKLLDQGEAGDNIGALVRGVGREEVERGQVLCKPGSVTPHTEFSAEIYVLSKDEGGRHTPFFANYRPQFYFRTTDVTGEVILPEGTEMVMPGDNVTISVKLIAPIAMDPGLRFAIREGGRTVGSGVVSAISK; encoded by the coding sequence ATGGCAAAGGCTAAATTTGAGCGGACGAAACCGCATTGCAACATCGGCACCATCGGTCACGTTGACCATGGCAAGACCACGCTGACCGCAGCGATCACCAAGGTATTGGCAGAAACCACCGGCGGTACCGCTGTTGACTTCGCCAACATCGACAAGGCTCCTGAAGAGCGCGAGCGTGGTATCACGATTTCGACCGCACACGTCGAATATGAAACCACCAACCGTCACTATGCGCACGTCGACTGCCCAGGCCACGCTGACTATGTTAAGAACATGATCACCGGTGCTGCCCAGATGGACGGCGCGATCCTCGTTGTGAACGCTGCTGACGGCCCCATGCCGCAGACCCGCGAGCACATCCTGCTTGCCCGCCAGGTTGGCGTGCCTTCGCTTGTTGTTTACATGAACAAGGTTGACCAGGTTGACGACGAAGAAATTCTCGAACTGGTTGAAATGGAAGTTCGCGAGCTTCTCTCGAGCTATGATTTCCCAGGCGACGATATTCCAATCGTTAAGGGTTCGGCTCTGGCCGCTCTCGAAGGCCGTGACGACAACATCGGTAAGGAATCGATCCTTGCTCTGATGGCTGCCGTTGACAGCTACATCCCGCAGCCTGAGCGTCCTGTCGACAAGCCCTTCCTGATGCCAGTTGAAGACGTGTTCTCGATCTCGGGTCGTGGTACTGTTGTGACCGGCCGCGTTGAAACCGGAATCGTCAAGGTTGGTGAAGAAGTCGAAATCGTCGGCATCAAGGACACCAAGAAGACCACCGTTACCGGCGTTGAAATGTTCCGCAAGCTGCTCGATCAGGGTGAAGCTGGCGACAACATCGGTGCACTGGTTCGTGGCGTAGGCCGTGAAGAAGTTGAGCGTGGTCAGGTTCTCTGCAAGCCCGGTTCGGTTACGCCGCACACCGAGTTCTCGGCAGAAATCTACGTGCTTTCGAAGGATGAAGGCGGCCGTCACACGCCGTTCTTTGCGAACTACCGTCCGCAATTCTACTTCCGCACCACCGACGTAACCGGCGAAGTGATCCTTCCTGAAGGCACGGAAATGGTTATGCCAGGCGACAACGTAACCATCTCGGTTAAGCTGATTGCACCAATCGCTATGGACCCAGGTCTCCGCTTCGCAATTCGCGAAGGTGGCCGTACTGTCGGTTCAGGGGTTGTCAGCGCAATCTCTAAGTAA
- the fusA gene encoding elongation factor G: MARSHPLNMYRNIGIMAHIDAGKTTTTERILYYTGKSYKIGEVHDGAATMDWMEQEQERGITITSAATTCFWNDHRINIIDTPGHVDFTIEVERSLRVLDGAVACFDGVAGVEPQSETVWRQADKYGVPRMCFINKLDRTGANFKYCVQSIIDRLGAKPAVLYIPIGLESDLKGLVDLVENRAIIWKDESLGAEFFYEDIPADLADEAAKYRNELIELIVEQDDDAMEAYLDGNEPDVATMKKLIRKGTLNQSFVPVCCGSAFKNKGVQPLLDAVVDYLPSPLDIPDVQGVKMDSDEKDSRPPTDEAPFSALAFKVMNDPFVGSLTFIRIYSGTLTKGTYLNSVKDKKEKVGRMLEMHANERKDIDEAFAGDIIALAGMKETTTGDTLCAERFPIVLERMEFPEPVIELSVEPKTKADQEKMGIALNRLSAEDPSFRVSTDHESGQTIIKGMGELHLDIIVDRMRREFKVEANVGAPQVAYREYLAREVDIDYTHKKQSGGSGQFGRIKFTVKPGERGTGITFKDEVKGGNIPKEYIPSVEKGMRETAESGSLIGFPIIDFEITLYDGAYHDVDSSALAFEIAGRAGMREAAQKAGIKLLEPIMKVEVVSPEEYLGDVIGDMNSRRGQIQGTDSRGNAQVVEAMVPLANMFGYVNQLRSFTQGRANYSMFFNHYDEVPSNVAAEIKEKLA; this comes from the coding sequence ATGGCACGCAGCCATCCACTCAATATGTATCGCAATATCGGTATTATGGCGCATATCGACGCCGGTAAGACCACGACCACCGAGCGTATCCTTTACTACACCGGCAAGTCGTACAAGATCGGTGAAGTGCACGATGGTGCGGCCACCATGGACTGGATGGAGCAGGAACAGGAGCGTGGTATCACCATCACCTCTGCTGCGACGACCTGCTTCTGGAACGATCACCGCATCAACATCATCGACACCCCCGGCCACGTTGACTTCACCATTGAAGTCGAACGTTCGCTGCGCGTGCTCGACGGTGCGGTTGCTTGCTTCGACGGCGTTGCCGGTGTGGAGCCGCAATCGGAAACCGTATGGCGTCAGGCTGACAAATATGGCGTTCCGCGCATGTGCTTCATCAACAAGCTCGACCGGACCGGCGCGAACTTCAAATATTGCGTGCAGTCGATCATCGATCGTCTGGGTGCGAAGCCTGCGGTTCTCTACATTCCGATCGGCCTTGAGTCGGATCTGAAGGGTCTTGTCGACCTCGTTGAAAACCGTGCGATCATCTGGAAGGATGAAAGCCTGGGCGCAGAATTCTTCTACGAAGATATCCCCGCCGACCTCGCCGACGAAGCTGCGAAATATCGCAACGAACTGATCGAACTGATCGTCGAGCAAGACGACGACGCCATGGAAGCCTATCTCGATGGCAATGAGCCTGACGTTGCGACCATGAAGAAGCTGATCCGCAAGGGGACGCTGAACCAGTCGTTCGTGCCCGTTTGCTGCGGTTCGGCGTTCAAGAACAAGGGCGTTCAGCCTTTGCTCGACGCTGTTGTCGACTATCTGCCTTCGCCGCTCGACATTCCTGATGTTCAGGGCGTGAAGATGGACAGCGACGAGAAGGACAGCCGTCCGCCTACGGACGAAGCGCCTTTCTCGGCACTCGCTTTCAAGGTCATGAACGACCCGTTCGTCGGTTCGCTGACCTTCATCCGTATCTATTCGGGCACCCTGACCAAGGGCACCTATTTGAACTCGGTGAAGGACAAGAAGGAAAAAGTCGGCCGCATGCTCGAAATGCACGCCAATGAACGTAAGGACATTGACGAGGCATTTGCAGGCGACATCATCGCGCTTGCCGGTATGAAGGAAACGACCACCGGTGACACGCTGTGCGCCGAACGCTTCCCGATCGTTCTGGAACGTATGGAATTCCCTGAGCCGGTTATCGAACTGTCGGTGGAACCCAAGACCAAGGCTGACCAGGAAAAGATGGGCATCGCGCTCAACCGTCTGTCGGCTGAAGATCCCTCGTTCCGCGTATCGACCGACCATGAATCGGGTCAGACGATCATCAAGGGCATGGGCGAACTTCACCTCGACATCATCGTTGACCGTATGCGTCGCGAATTCAAGGTGGAAGCCAATGTCGGCGCACCTCAGGTGGCCTACCGCGAATATTTGGCGCGCGAAGTCGATATCGACTACACGCACAAAAAGCAGTCGGGTGGTTCGGGTCAGTTCGGCCGCATCAAGTTCACCGTTAAGCCCGGTGAGCGTGGCACGGGCATCACCTTCAAGGACGAAGTCAAGGGCGGTAACATTCCCAAGGAATATATCCCCTCGGTCGAAAAGGGCATGCGCGAAACGGCAGAATCCGGTTCGCTCATCGGCTTCCCGATCATCGACTTCGAAATCACCCTTTATGACGGTGCCTACCATGACGTCGACTCGTCGGCGCTGGCATTCGAAATTGCCGGTCGTGCCGGCATGCGTGAAGCGGCACAGAAGGCAGGCATCAAGCTGCTCGAGCCGATCATGAAGGTTGAAGTTGTTTCTCCGGAAGAATATCTGGGCGATGTTATCGGCGACATGAATTCACGTCGTGGCCAAATTCAGGGCACCGACAGCCGCGGCAACGCACAGGTAGTCGAGGCCATGGTGCCGCTGGCCAACATGTTCGGTTATGTGAACCAGCTCCGCTCGTTCACACAAGGACGTGCCAACTATTCGATGTTCTTCAATCATTATGATGAAGTTCCGTCGAACGTTGCAGCGGAAATCAAGGAGAAGCTTGCCTGA
- the rplB gene encoding 50S ribosomal protein L2 codes for MALKSYKPTSPARRGLVLVDRSSLYKGGPIKALTEGKKKTGGRNNKGHVTSRGIGGGHKQKYRLIDFKRRKWDMPATVERLEYDPNRSAFIALVKYEDGELAYILAPQRLAVGDSVVAGEKTDVKPGNAMLLSQMPVGTICHNIEMKPGKGGQIARSAGTYVQLVGRDGGRVIVRLNSGEQRYILGTCMGTVGAVSNPDNSNTTLAKAGRNRWRGIRPLTRGVAKNPVDHPHGGGEGRTSGGRHPVTPWGKPTKGARTRSNKSTDRMIIRSRHAKKKR; via the coding sequence ATGGCACTCAAAAGCTACAAACCAACTAGCCCCGCCCGTCGCGGCCTTGTGCTCGTTGATCGTTCCAGCCTTTACAAGGGCGGCCCGATCAAGGCGCTGACCGAAGGCAAGAAAAAGACCGGCGGCCGTAACAATAAAGGCCATGTCACCTCGCGCGGCATCGGTGGCGGACACAAGCAGAAATATCGTCTGATCGACTTCAAGCGTCGCAAATGGGATATGCCTGCAACCGTCGAGCGTCTGGAATATGACCCCAACCGTTCGGCTTTCATCGCGCTTGTGAAATATGAAGACGGTGAACTCGCCTACATCCTCGCGCCGCAGCGCCTCGCCGTTGGCGACAGCGTTGTTGCCGGTGAAAAGACCGACGTAAAGCCAGGCAACGCCATGTTGCTGAGCCAGATGCCGGTTGGCACCATCTGCCACAACATCGAAATGAAGCCCGGCAAGGGCGGTCAGATCGCCCGTTCGGCAGGCACCTATGTGCAGCTCGTCGGTCGTGATGGCGGACGCGTTATCGTGCGTTTGAATTCGGGTGAACAGCGTTACATCCTCGGGACCTGCATGGGCACCGTGGGCGCCGTTTCGAACCCGGACAATTCGAACACCACGCTCGCCAAGGCTGGCCGCAACCGCTGGCGCGGCATTCGCCCGCTGACCCGCGGTGTTGCAAAGAACCCTGTCGATCACCCCCATGGTGGTGGTGAAGGCCGTACCTCGGGTGGTCGTCATCCGGTTACGCCTTGGGGCAAGCCAACCAAGGGTGCGCGTACCCGCAGCAACAAGTCGACCGACCGGATGATCATCCGTTCGCGGCATGCTAAGAAGAAGAGGTAA
- the rplC gene encoding 50S ribosomal protein L3 encodes MRTGVIAKKMGMMRLFNEDGRHVPVTVLALEGCQVVGARNEEKDGYFAVRLGAGARKAKNVNKPQRGEFAKAQVEPKARVAEFRVENADGLLPVGASLSANHFVDGQLVDITGHTQGKGFAGAMKRWGFGGMRASHGVSITHRAHGSTGNRQDPGKVFKNKKMAGHMGDRQRTQQNLEVVRTDVARGLIFVKGSVPGAKNGWLLVRDAVKVPTPEAAPFPGALKNDNEAPVVEEEIVVATEEVVADTPAVEAEAPAAEAAPAVEAAADEAPAADAGEEKKEG; translated from the coding sequence ATGCGCACTGGCGTGATCGCGAAAAAGATGGGTATGATGCGCCTCTTCAATGAAGACGGCCGTCACGTACCTGTGACCGTTTTGGCGCTGGAAGGCTGCCAAGTGGTTGGAGCCCGCAACGAAGAGAAGGACGGCTATTTTGCTGTTCGCCTTGGTGCCGGCGCCCGTAAAGCGAAAAATGTAAACAAACCGCAACGTGGCGAATTCGCCAAGGCACAGGTCGAGCCCAAGGCTCGCGTTGCCGAATTCCGCGTTGAAAATGCTGACGGCCTTCTGCCTGTTGGCGCATCACTTTCTGCCAACCATTTTGTTGATGGTCAGCTGGTCGACATCACCGGCCACACGCAGGGTAAAGGCTTCGCCGGTGCCATGAAGCGTTGGGGTTTCGGTGGTATGCGTGCATCGCACGGTGTGTCGATCACCCACCGTGCCCACGGTTCGACGGGTAACCGTCAGGATCCGGGTAAGGTTTTCAAGAACAAGAAGATGGCCGGCCACATGGGCGACCGTCAACGCACCCAGCAAAATCTGGAAGTTGTCCGCACTGACGTAGCGCGCGGCCTGATCTTCGTTAAGGGTTCTGTGCCCGGTGCGAAGAACGGCTGGTTGCTTGTTCGTGATGCTGTCAAGGTTCCGACCCCGGAAGCGGCTCCATTCCCTGGTGCCCTGAAGAACGACAATGAAGCTCCCGTCGTGGAAGAAGAAATCGTCGTCGCCACCGAAGAAGTCGTTGCCGACACTCCCGCTGTAGAAGCTGAAGCGCCTGCCGCTGAAGCTGCTCCCGCCGTCGAAGCTGCTGCTGACGAAGCACCTGCTGCCGATGCCGGCGAAGAAAAGAAGGAGGGCTAA
- the rplX gene encoding 50S ribosomal protein L24 — MALAKIKKGDTVVVLAGKDKGKSGEVTAVMPKDSKVVVSGVNVAVRHRKASQANPQGGLDRFEAPLHISNVALADPKTGKATRVRVETKDGKKVRVAVKSGETING, encoded by the coding sequence ATGGCTCTCGCAAAAATCAAAAAGGGTGACACGGTTGTCGTGCTCGCCGGTAAGGACAAGGGCAAGTCGGGCGAAGTAACCGCCGTGATGCCAAAGGACAGCAAGGTCGTCGTATCCGGCGTCAATGTTGCCGTGCGTCACCGCAAAGCTAGCCAAGCAAACCCTCAGGGTGGTCTCGACCGCTTTGAAGCTCCGCTGCACATCTCGAATGTTGCATTGGCCGACCCCAAGACGGGCAAGGCGACGCGCGTTCGCGTTGAAACCAAGGACGGCAAAAAGGTCCGTGTGGCCGTGAAGTCCGGGGAGACGATCAATGGCTGA